In Methanothermococcus thermolithotrophicus DSM 2095, one DNA window encodes the following:
- a CDS encoding Coenzyme F420 hydrogenase/dehydrogenase, beta subunit C-terminal domain produces the protein MNETYYYVQAADEEILNRGECGGAVTALFKYLLDKKLVDGVLALKKGEDVYDGIPTLITSSEELLETAGSLHCAPVLWGKIIKNYLKDLKIAVPVKPCDMRAIVELAKRNQVNLDNIYMIGLNCGGTIPPKTAMEMIKAYYEVDPKDVVKEEIDKGKFIIELKDGTHKGIKIDYLEEEGYGRRTNCQRCEVKIPRKADLACGNWGVIGEDAGKWTFVEVCSEKGKELIKNAEKEGYIKTKSPSEKGIIIREKIENSMIKLGKKYQKKHLEEEYPNLTEWEKYWSRCMKCYGCRDACPICFCVECELNSEYMDKGEVPPNPLMFHGIRMSHTAFSCINCGQCEDLCPMEIPLAYIFHRLQLKIKDMDGYNPGLDDKLPPILDPSI, from the coding sequence ATGAATGAAACGTACTACTATGTACAAGCCGCTGATGAAGAAATACTTAATAGAGGAGAGTGCGGCGGTGCGGTTACTGCATTATTCAAGTATCTCCTTGACAAAAAGTTAGTTGATGGAGTTTTGGCCCTAAAAAAAGGAGAAGATGTTTACGACGGTATTCCAACATTGATAACATCCTCTGAGGAACTACTTGAAACTGCAGGTTCCCTTCACTGTGCTCCAGTACTGTGGGGAAAAATAATAAAGAACTACTTAAAAGATTTAAAAATTGCAGTTCCTGTAAAACCCTGCGATATGAGGGCAATAGTCGAACTTGCAAAAAGAAATCAAGTCAATTTGGATAACATCTATATGATAGGGTTAAACTGCGGTGGGACAATTCCTCCAAAGACTGCCATGGAAATGATAAAAGCCTACTACGAAGTTGACCCTAAAGATGTTGTAAAAGAAGAGATTGACAAAGGAAAATTTATAATTGAATTAAAAGACGGGACCCACAAAGGGATTAAAATAGACTATTTAGAAGAAGAAGGTTATGGAAGAAGAACAAACTGCCAAAGATGCGAAGTTAAGATTCCAAGAAAAGCCGATTTGGCCTGTGGTAACTGGGGAGTTATCGGTGAAGATGCTGGAAAGTGGACCTTTGTAGAAGTTTGTTCAGAGAAAGGTAAAGAACTAATAAAAAATGCTGAAAAAGAAGGATACATAAAAACAAAATCACCTTCTGAAAAAGGCATAATAATAAGGGAAAAAATCGAAAATAGTATGATAAAATTAGGTAAAAAATACCAGAAAAAACATCTTGAAGAAGAATACCCCAACCTTACGGAATGGGAAAAATACTGGAGCAGATGTATGAAATGTTATGGTTGTAGGGATGCATGTCCAATATGTTTCTGTGTGGAATGCGAATTAAACAGTGAATACATGGATAAAGGAGAGGTTCCTCCAAATCCGCTTATGTTTCATGGTATAAGAATGTCCCATACGGCATTCAGTTGTATAAACTGCGGACAGTGTGAAGATCTCTGTCCAATGGAAATACCTCTTGCGTACATATTCCACAGATTACAGTTAAAAATAAAAGATATGGATGGATACAATCCAGGATTGGATGATAAACTACCGCCAATACTGGATCCTTCAATCTAA
- the pfkC gene encoding ADP-specific phosphofructokinase, giving the protein MFNNFQEHLNNFLDVSVFLAYNVNVDAIKYFKTPEDIMAIIDQFDADEIKKRIEEYPRTIESPIDFIARLIHSMKTGKPSEVPLFDSKELNEWFNGLNYNEERMGGQVGIISNLLSTLNVGKVIAYSPILSKKQAEMFVNKDNLLYPSVENGELILKKPIESYREDPLKINRIFEYKKGLEFELGDEKIVTPQANRFIVASRPEKLRIEIKEELKEKLPEIGEMVDCAILSGYQAIKEKYNDGKTADYYLNRAIEDIELLRKNNKNLKIHLEFASIQNKEIRRKIVTKLLPNVDCVGMDETEIANIVHVIGYDDLSERILSKSHVEDIIEASKILMNKYNLEAVQVHTMYYIMYLCRRESPLTEEELKRTLEFATVLASTKAVLGNISDINDLKAGLEIPHNKYGELLSSIVEKLSKEPENQDYKMVLVPSRIVKNPKSTVGLGDTISAGVFIGCISLLKNKQKRNN; this is encoded by the coding sequence ATGTTTAATAATTTTCAAGAACACCTTAATAATTTTTTAGACGTGAGTGTTTTTTTAGCATACAATGTGAATGTAGATGCCATAAAGTATTTTAAAACGCCTGAAGACATAATGGCCATAATTGATCAATTTGATGCCGATGAGATAAAGAAGAGGATTGAAGAGTATCCTAGAACAATAGAAAGTCCCATAGATTTTATTGCAAGGCTTATTCATTCTATGAAGACAGGAAAGCCGTCAGAAGTACCTCTTTTTGATAGCAAAGAGTTAAACGAATGGTTCAATGGACTTAATTACAATGAAGAAAGAATGGGAGGTCAAGTTGGCATAATTTCAAATTTACTTTCAACTCTGAATGTAGGGAAGGTTATAGCATATTCTCCAATCCTATCTAAAAAACAGGCTGAAATGTTCGTTAATAAAGATAATTTGCTTTACCCTTCAGTTGAAAATGGGGAGCTCATTTTAAAAAAACCAATAGAATCATATAGGGAAGACCCCCTTAAGATAAACCGGATTTTTGAATATAAAAAAGGTCTTGAATTTGAGCTGGGTGATGAAAAAATAGTTACCCCCCAGGCAAATAGATTTATAGTAGCTTCAAGGCCTGAAAAACTCAGGATAGAAATAAAAGAAGAGTTAAAAGAAAAATTACCGGAAATTGGAGAAATGGTGGATTGTGCAATACTCTCTGGTTATCAGGCTATTAAAGAGAAATATAACGACGGCAAAACTGCAGACTATTATTTAAATAGGGCCATTGAAGATATCGAGCTCCTAAGAAAAAACAACAAAAATTTGAAGATACATCTTGAGTTTGCATCCATTCAAAACAAAGAGATTAGAAGGAAAATAGTAACTAAATTGCTTCCAAATGTGGATTGTGTTGGAATGGATGAAACAGAGATTGCAAATATTGTCCATGTAATTGGGTACGATGACTTGAGTGAGAGAATACTATCAAAAAGCCATGTTGAAGATATTATTGAGGCCTCAAAGATTCTAATGAATAAGTACAACCTCGAAGCAGTGCAGGTCCATACCATGTACTATATAATGTATCTATGTAGGCGAGAAAGTCCATTAACTGAAGAAGAATTGAAAAGAACTCTTGAGTTTGCCACAGTACTTGCATCAACTAAGGCGGTATTGGGTAATATAAGTGATATTAACGACTTAAAAGCCGGACTTGAAATTCCTCATAATAAGTATGGGGAACTACTGAGCTCCATAGTGGAAAAATTAAGTAAAGAACCAGAAAATCAGGATTATAAAATGGTTTTAGTGCCATCAAGAATTGTTAAAAATCCTAAAAGTACCGTAGGATTGGGAGATACAATATCTGCCGGAGTGTTTATCGGCTGCATATCTCTGCTTAAAAATAAACAAAAAAGAAATAATTAG
- the pgi gene encoding glucose-6-phosphate isomerase — MNRDYMFKYDNVMDEVIGKDGISIADIGKIENKIESAYNGILEKAEAGELGFIDILDSDLSQYDKVKEHSKDFEYIIVVGMGGSVLGTQMVHEAINGLYYNEYSSPKVYFLDNSDPEKTYRILKLVDLEKTLVFAVSKSGNTVETLANFFIIRNLMMKKVDDYEKNIVAIANGGTLKELTEKENYMFFEIPENVGGRYSVLSAVGLAPLSCLGIDIEKLVKGAIKMNNSCNNEDVFKNPALMNAVIHYLMYNKGKNMSVIMPYAERLHKFGMWYRQLWAESLGKDGKGQTPIVSMGAKDQHSQLQLYIDGPKDKIVTFMRVNKFKYDLKINHELESNLNNHNLSEIINSEQSATEASLTCHGVPNVKVVLEELNELSLGKLLYMYELQTAFSGELHGVNAFNQPAVEQEKEIAREILRGTPLEELMCIENYQYNGKYTISCD, encoded by the coding sequence ATGAACAGGGACTACATGTTTAAATACGACAATGTAATGGATGAGGTTATAGGTAAAGACGGAATATCAATAGCAGACATAGGAAAGATCGAAAATAAAATAGAAAGTGCATATAACGGCATATTAGAAAAAGCTGAAGCTGGAGAATTGGGTTTTATAGACATACTCGACTCCGATTTGAGCCAGTATGATAAAGTAAAGGAGCATTCAAAAGATTTTGAGTACATTATAGTTGTAGGAATGGGGGGTTCAGTACTAGGTACCCAAATGGTACACGAGGCAATAAATGGATTGTATTATAATGAATATAGTTCTCCAAAAGTTTATTTCTTAGACAATTCTGATCCCGAGAAAACATATCGAATTCTTAAATTGGTGGATTTGGAGAAAACTTTGGTATTTGCGGTAAGTAAATCTGGAAATACTGTAGAAACGCTGGCTAACTTTTTTATCATAAGGAACTTGATGATGAAAAAAGTGGATGATTATGAAAAAAATATAGTGGCTATAGCCAATGGTGGAACGTTAAAAGAACTTACGGAAAAAGAAAATTACATGTTTTTTGAAATCCCTGAAAACGTTGGTGGAAGATACTCCGTACTTTCTGCGGTAGGTTTAGCTCCATTATCTTGCCTTGGTATAGATATTGAAAAGCTGGTAAAGGGAGCTATAAAAATGAACAACTCCTGCAATAATGAAGATGTGTTTAAAAACCCTGCCCTAATGAATGCAGTAATTCATTATCTAATGTATAATAAGGGAAAAAACATGTCTGTTATCATGCCATACGCTGAAAGATTGCATAAGTTTGGTATGTGGTACAGGCAATTATGGGCTGAAAGTTTGGGAAAGGATGGAAAAGGACAAACCCCTATAGTTTCAATGGGGGCAAAAGATCAACATTCTCAGCTCCAACTCTATATAGACGGTCCAAAGGATAAGATTGTAACATTTATGAGGGTAAATAAATTTAAGTATGACTTAAAAATCAACCACGAGCTCGAAAGTAATCTGAACAATCACAACCTATCAGAAATAATAAATTCAGAACAAAGTGCTACCGAAGCCTCCTTGACATGTCATGGGGTTCCAAATGTTAAGGTAGTTCTTGAGGAATTAAATGAATTATCCTTAGGAAAGCTGTTATATATGTATGAGTTACAAACAGCATTCTCTGGAGAACTCCACGGAGTTAATGCATTTAACCAACCTGCAGTTGAACAGGAAAAAGAGATTGCCCGTGAAATATTAAGAGGGACTCCTTTGGAAGAGTTAATGTGTATAGAAAATTATCAGTATAACGGCAAGTACACCATAAGTTGTGATTAA